The nucleotide window TGGGCGCCAGATTCCATTTGGGCATTGTCCAGTGCAAGGACAGCTTTTACGGCCAGCACAGTCCTGATCGGATGCCATGTGGAAAAGAATTGGAAGAGAAGTGGAACATGTGGATAAAGGCCGGATGCCTGGCGTCAGAGATGGAAAGTGCCGCCTTGTATATCGCAGCCCAGATTTTAGGGATCAGAGCAGGCTGCATCCTCAATGTAATCTGGAATCAGGAAAGAAAGAAAAAAGGGCTCTCTGACCCCCATTGCCATGATACATCATTGGCGATACGGGCAGCAGTACACGCAGTAGAACTTTTGATCAAGAAAGAACGCTGACTAAAAAGAAAAAAGAAGATAGTAGACAGTCAACAATATAATGGAGAGGTCAAAATTAGACAAATAGAAAACGATAATTCCGTCATTTTTACCAATATCATTTGTGCAAAATGCTGATATAATAAAAGTAAGAGAAGAAAAGTGTTTTGCAGAAATGAGGTGATAGTATGAAGGAAAAGATTTTGATCGCATCTGGAAATCACAATGTGTATCGGGAAGGGAATTATACGGTGAAAGTGTTCCAAAAGGGCTTTCCCAAATCCGAGGTTCTTCGGGAAGCAATGCACATGTCCTTGGTGGAAGGCCTGGGGATGCATGTACCGGAGCTCCATTCTGTGGGACTTACGGAAGACGGGAGCTGGGCGATCACGTATGATTATATTGAGGGAAAAACCTTGATGCAGCTGATGGAGGAACATCCGGAAAAGCTGGAGGAATACGTGGACGGAATGTTGGACTGCCAGCTGGAGATGTTTGAAAAAAAAGCTCCTCTCCTGAATAATTTAAAGAGTAAAATGAAACGGCAGATTCAGAGTCTGGACTGCATCAATGATATTACCAGATATGAGCTTTTAACGAAGTTAAACAGCATGCCGGATCACGCGAAGCTTTGTCACGGGGACTTTTGTCCGTCTAACATCATCGTAGGAGAAGACGGCTGGTATATTTTGGACTGGATTCATGCGTCGCAGGGAAACGCCAGCGCTGATGTTGCCAGGACGTATCTGCTTCTGGCCTTGCAGAATCTGGACGCAGCGTACTATTATCTGAATCGGTTCTGCGAAAGGACCGGTACAGCGAAGATTTATGTACAGAACTGGCTTCCGCTGGTAGCGGCCGCTCAGCTGACTAAAAAGCGGCCGGAAGAGTCAGAGCTTCTGCAGTCCTGGCTGAACGTGGTGGATACCGATTGAATAACGGATAGAAAGTAAATGGTAAGTTAGAAGGCTGTCCTGTAGCTTGAGTGCCGCAGGACAGCTTTTTGTATTATACCTTACCGCACGGAGTGCGCCCGCCCGCAGGGCATGAATTAAGGGATGCCCTTGGGTATACCTTTGAATATCTTTCAAACAAATAATTTATGCGATTGAGCAATAGAATAGGCAAGAGGAAATCCGCTTCCATCCAGGCGGCTCGCTGGCAGCCGTAACCAGGATTTTTGCGGCCTCCGGTCGGTCCTTTCTAACTGTCATGGATAAATCGATATTTTTCCATGTCAGATTCCAACAAAAATCCGCATGATATGCGATTTTTGCCTCCCTGCGGCCGGGAAGATCCTGCTAACGCCTTTGCAGCACTCGCCTTACGATGGAATCGGATCTTTCCTCTCGCTCTTTCTTCCGCACCGAAACGAGCTCTCATTCGTTTTAAAAGCCATTGGGGCGATCTGCCGCGGCCCGATGCCGTAAGGCGCGCGGGCCGTGTGGATGTCCGATCCTTTTATGAAATCATGGGAATGGAAGTCGTCTGAAACAGTGCGGCAGAAAGAATTCCGGCAGAAAGATTCCGGGCCGGCCTAAAGGTGAGCGCCGCAGGGCAGCGGCCGGTGTTCCCCAGACGGAGGGAGGCAGAAACGAAAAATACCGATTCCGTTTCTGAGCGAACCGGAGACAGGAAATCATAAAGATTTCCTGTCGACATGTGAGCGGTACTGCCGGAGCGGGGACAAAGCGGCCCCTGCATCGCCAGCGAACCGAAATCGTGACGGCCCGGAACTTCTGCCGGTGTTAGTCTGGAGCCTGATTGGAGCTTACGAATAATGATTCCAAAAAGTATCTAATATTATACTCCACGGATAGCTTTCGCATTGCCTGGAAACGCCACATGCGATTGAATCTTTATATTTTGTATGTTATACTTTAACTGATTCGAAGATGAACAGAGTTGGATTTTTTACCGGAGCTTTAAATATAAATTGTGAATAAAAGGCGCCCGTCTATTTTTTTCCAGAGAGGTCCTTTCGTCCATGATGAATAAAAATAAGTAAGAAGTCAAAAGGAGACTATGACATGCTTGCAAAAAAAGAAATTTTAGTTGTGGAAGATAATGAGATCAACCGTATGATGCTGTGCGAGATGCTGTCCTCGGAATATGAGGTGCTGGATGCGGAAAATGGACAGGAGGCGCTTGCGGTCCTGGAAAAACACAAGGACGAGATTGCCTTGATACTGCTGGATATCACCATGCCTGTCATGGATGGCTACACATTTTTGTCTATTGCGAAAGCGGACCCTTCCCTTTCGTCCATTCCGGTGATCGTTACCACACAGAGTGACAGCGAGGCGGATGAAGTGTCCGCGCTCTCTCACGGAGCTTCTGATTTCGTGGCGAAGCCGTATAAGCCTCAGATTATTTTACATAGGGTGGCCAGCATCATTCATCTGCGCGAAACAGCGGCGATGATCAATCAGTTCCAGTATGACCGCCTGACTGGACTTTACAGCAAAGAGTACTTTTATCAGAAGGTTAAGGAGACGCTCCGTCAGAATCCTGGACAGCGGTATGATATCATCTGCTCTGATATTGAGAATTTTAAACTTATAAACGATGTTTTTGGCATCCCCGCCGGGGACAGACTCCTGTGCGGGATTGCGGAACTGTACCGGCAGATCGTAGGCGGAATAGGAGTTTATGGGCGCCTGAACGCGGACCAGTTCGTCTGCTTGGTCAGGCATGAGGATGACTATACAGATGAGATGTTCATCCAGACCAATGAAAAGGTCACACATCTTCCCAATGCCAAGAATGTCGTGATGAAGTGGGGAGTCTATTTTGTAGAGGACCGCAGAGTGAGTGTGGAGCAGATGTGCGACCGGGCACTTTTGGCGGCCCGCAGTATCAAAGGGCAGTATGGAAAGTATTTTGCCGCTTATGATGATAAGCTCCGGGATGAGCTGCTGAGGCAGCAGGCCATCATCGATGAAATGGAAACTGCGTTAAAGGAAGAACAGTTTTTAATATATTTGCAGCCCAAATACCGGATACGGGATGACAAGCTGGCCGGTGCAGAAGCGCTTGTTCGCTGGAATCATCCGAAATGGGGATTTCAGTCTCCTGCGGAATTTATCCCGCTGTTTGAGAAAAATGGTTTTATCACAAAGCTGGACCAGTTCGTGTGGGACAAGACCTGCTCTTATCTGCGGGAGTGGGAAGAAAAGGGATATCCCCCCCTTCCGGCTTCCGTTAATGTATCCAGGGCTGATATTTATAATGCGGATATCGCGGATATCCTGATGAATACGGTTGAAAAATATGGACTGCCGCCGTCAAGGCTTCATTTGGAGATTACGGAAAGCGCTTATACGGAAAATCCGGGACAGATCATTGAGACGGTGAGCCATCTGAGGAATCTGGGATTTATCATTGAGATGGATGATTTCGGAAGCGGTTATTCCTCCTTGAATATGCTGAACCAGATGCCGATCGATATCCTGAAGCTGGATATGAAATTTATCCAGAGCGAAACGGTAAAGCCGGCGAATCAGGGAGTTCTCCGGTTTATCATGGAGCTTGCCCGCTGGATGCACCTGAGTGTCGTGGCGGAGGGCGTGGAGACCAGGGAACAGCTGGACCGCCTTTTGGAAACCGGATGCGACTATGTGCAGGGTTACTATTTTGCCCGGCCGATGCCGGAGAGAGATTTCGAAAAGCTGATCAGAGAACAGCAGTCGGATGAGGAACAGGAACAGCAGAGAGAAGAAACAGACAGGGAAGCTGGAGGCGGATACCAAAAGAGTGTCCTTCTGATCGCAGACGAGGATAAAGATTACCGCAATCAGGTCCGGGAGGCATTTCTGGAGTACTTTCAGGTGGTCGAGGCAGCAGACACGGCTTCTGCTCTGGAGGCGGTCGAAACATACAAAGGCCGGATGACGGCAGTGCTCCTCAGCCTTACCCTTCCTGAAGCCGGCGGTTTCGCGGTGCTGACGGCGCTTAAAAGAGACAAGGCGGTGTGGGATATCCCGGTCATCGCTACGGGGAGACTGGACTCTCAGAGGGAGAAAAAAGCCCTGGAGCTGGGCGCTGCCGATTACGCGGTTAAGCCCCATGCAAAGGAGAGCCTGTGGAAAAGGGTGGTCCACGCTATCAGGCTGGCTTCTTTTCAAAAGCGGGAGCGGAATCTGCAGGAGGAAGCTTACCGGGACCACATGACCGGCGTCCTGAACCGGCGGGGATGGGAGGCGGCTCTTGATTCCCTGAGGAAGGAGGAAGCTCCTTTTGCTTTTTACCTTTTTGATCTGGATAACTTAAAGCAGATCAACGATACCTTCGGGCACATGGAAGGGGACCGGCTGATTCAGGAGTTCAGTCAGATCCTCCGTTCTAAAGTAAGAGAAACGGATATTCTGGCAAGATACGGCGGAGATGAATTTGTGGCTGTCATAAAATCTATGCCGTCCGGTGAAACGGCTTTGAAAAAGGGAAAAGAAATCTGCAGGTCCCTTTCGCAATATCACTTTGCGGAGGGCCTGCCGGTGACGGTTTCGGTAGGCGTCGCGCTATGGGAAGCGGAGAACGATATGGAAGAGGTGATGAGAAAGGTCGATCTGGCTTTGTATCGGGCGAAGGCCAATGGCAAAGGCGGATGCTGTCTATGGGAGGAACAGGACGGATGAAGTATGATGCGAAAGATACGGTTCAGGCGTTCTGTCGGGCCTGGTTTGAGCAGCTGGACATTTCGAAAACAGTTTCATTTCTCACGGAGGAAGTGAGTTTCTTTGGTACGGGGATGGATGAACACGCTTCTGGAAAGGCCGAGATGTCCGCATATGTGCAGGAGGATATCAGGGAGATCACAGAGCCGTTTTCCTGTCTGTTAAATGTGGTCCATGAATATCAGCCGGCGGATCATATATGCAGCATATCGGCAAAGCTCAGTCTCGTCAGCTCTCTTTATATCTGGCATCTGCATGCCTTTTTCAATCTGGTGAGGCAGGAAGACGGAAACTGGCTGATCCAGGGGCTTCATTTTGCAGAGCCGGGAAGCAGCCAGCGGGGAAGGGAACATTATCCTAAAACGCTGGTGATGGAGCAAATTGCCAAACAGCGGCAAGAGCTTTTAAATGACTCCATGGCCGGCGGCATGATGGGCGGATACATAGAGGACGGGTTCCCGTTCTATTTTATCAACCGGCAGATGCTGGACTATTTGGGATATGAGGATGAAGCGGATTTTGTAAATGATATAGACGGGATGATTTCCAACTGCATGCATCCGGATGACCGGAAGACCGTGGATGAAGCAGTCGGCGGACAGCTTGCCGGGGCAGACGAGTATATCGTAGAATACCGGATGAAGAAAAAAGACGGATCCTTTATCTGGGTCCATGATCTGGGGCGGAAAATAATTGCGGAGGACGGCCGTCCGGCTATCGTTTCGGTATGTATCGATATTTCGGATCAAAGAAAGATAAGGGATGAGCTTCTGCATCTTTATAATAATATTCCGGGGGCGGTTTTCCGTTGCCGGTATGACGATGATTTTTCCGTAGTCGACGCCAATGACGGCTTGTTTGAATTCCTGGGGTATTCCAGGGAGGAATTTGCCGCCATGGGAAGCCGGATGTCAGCGGTCATCCACCCAGAGGACCTGTCCGGCATGGCGGAAAGGATCAGACGCCAGCTCAGAGAGGGAAACACAGTCCACAGCGAGGTCCGCGTGATCTGTAAGGACGGATCTACAAAGTGGGTGTGCCTAAAAGCGCAGCTCTTTCAGGAAAAGGAGGAAGCGCAGCTCTTTTGCGTATTTATTGATGTTTCGGATGAAAAGCAGCAGCAGGAGCGGAATAAGGAATTATATGAGAGGGAACTGGCTTATTTTGTGGACCTGTCCTCTGAGGAAGGGAGCAGTCAGGGGAGAGTAAATATCACGCAGAACAGGACAGAGAGCTATATTTCCATACGGCAGATGGCCATTGCCCAAATAGGGACTTCCTATGATGAGCTGGTGGAGCACCTTGCGGCGTCCTCTGTTGACCCGTCTTATGGAGAAAAGATTCAGAGTACCCTCGCCAGAGATAAGATACTGGCCGATCATAAAGCGGGAAGGACGGATTATCATTTTGAGTTTCTGCGCCGCCGGAACTGCGGGGACTCATTCTGGAGCAATACGAGCTTCCGCCTTTACCGGGAGCCGGAGACCGGAGATGTGGTCGGATTTTTTTATACCACGGATAACACAGTACATAAAATTCAGGAGCAGCTGTTTCAAAAGATCGCGGAGCTGGATTATGAGCGGCTGACAGACGTCGATATCCGTCAGGATACATACCGTATTCTGTCCTTTGGACACAATGAGGGCGAGATATCTCCCAAAAAAGAATTCATGGCAGATGTCCGCATGACTGCAGAGCGTTTTATGGAAGAAGAAGCAAAGCAGGAATATCTGAGGAAACTGGATTATCAATATATGGAAAAGCGGCTGGCGCAGGAATCGGTCTACTCCTTTGTCATCGAAATGCTCGATGAACAGGGAAAAAAGAGGGTGAAGCGGTTTCAGGTCTTTTATATTGAAAAGAGCCTGGGGAGGGTCTGTGTGGCCCGCAGCGATGTGACGGATGTCGTTCAAAAGGAGCAGCGGCAGAAGGAAGAGCTGGCGGCGGCTCTGGTAGCGGCAGAGCAGGCCAACGCTGCCAAGTCGGATTTTTTGTCCCGCATGTCCCACGAGATCCGGACGCCGATGAATGCCATTATCGGCATGAGCACCATTGCCGCCCAGTCGGTAGGGGACGATGAGCAAGTGGCAGACTGCATTTCCAAGATTGGCATATCTTCCCGCTTTCTACTTTCTCTGATCAATGATATTTTGGATATGAGCCGTATCGAGAGCGGGAAAATGCTTTTGAAGAATGAGAAGATCCCCACAGAGGAGTTTCTGACCGGGATCAATTCCATCTGTTATTCCCAGGCGGAAGCGAAAGGCGTGGATTATGAGTGTATAGTAGACCCGGTGCTGGACGACTGCTATGTGGGCGATGCGATGAAGCTGCAGCAGGTGCTCCTGAATATCATGAGTAACGCCATTAAGTTCACCAGAGAAGGAGGAAAGGTCACATTTTCGGCCTCGCAGCGGCACAGGACAAAAAATGACGCGGTATTGCGGTTCATTGTGAACGATACGGGTGTCGGAATGAGTGAAGAATTCCTGCCTCATATTTTTGAACCGTTTTCCCAGGAGTCCATAGGCACTACGGCAGTTTACGGCGGAACGGGGCTGGGGCTTGCCATCTCCAAAAGTATCGTGGACATGATGGATGGAGCGATCACGGTACGCTCCATAAAGGGAATCGGCACGGAATTTACCGTGGATGTCAAGCTTGGCATATCGGAAGAGGAAAAGCTCCGGCATTTCCCGAAAAAGCAGGATTATAACTTTTCTCATTTGAAAACATTGGTTGTGGATGACGATGTGGTAGTCTGCGAGAGCGCAGTGGTCACTCTGCGGGAAATGGGAGTTATCGCTGAATGGGTAGACAGCGGGAGGAAAGCAGTCGACCGGGTGCAGGAGCTCTGGGATGCAGGCAAGTATTACGATATGATCCTGATAGACTGGAAGATGCCTGGGATGGATGGAATTGAGACGGCTAAACGCATTCGCATGATCGTAGGTCCGGAGGTCACCATCATCATCATGACCGCATATGACTGGATATCCATTGAGCACGAGGCAAAGCTGGCCGGCGTCAATCTGCTGATGAGCAAGCCCATGTACAAATCTACTCTGGTATCGGCTTTTTCCAGAGCGCTTGGTGACAAAAAGGAACAGGAACTGGAAGATAAGGCAGAGGAATATGAATTCGGCGGGAAACGCGTGCTGCTGGCGGAAGATAACGCGATCAATACCGAGGTGGCGGTGATGCTTCTGGAAAATAAGGGATTTACGGTGGATACGGCGGAAAACGGCCTTCGGGCGATGGAGCTGTTCAGCAAATCCCCGGAGAAATATTATGACGCCATCCTGATGGACATTCGGATGCCTCTTATGGACGGGCTTACCGCCGCCGCCAGCATCCGCCATCTCAGCAATGCAGACGCCGGAACAATCCCGATCATCGCGATGACGGCCAATGCTTTTGACGACGATATTCAAAAGAGCAAGGCGGCCGGGATGGACGCTCATTTGGCCAAGCCCATAGACTCGGAGCGGCTTTACCAGACGCTTTATCATTTCATCTCCAGGAAGGAGAGTTGAATTATGTCCGGATTTAGAGAAACCTTTGAAGCTTATGGCGGTGATTATCAGAATACGATGGCGCGCTTCCTAGAGAACGAGGCCTTTTACCTAAGGCTTTTGAATATGCTGTTTCAGGATGATAACATGGAAAAGCTTGGCGAATCCCTGCGGGCGGGTGACCTGACCGGTGCTTTTGAGGCCGCGCACACTTTGAAGGGAGTTGTGGGAAACCTGGGACTTGTACCGCTCTATGCCGCCGTCTGCGCCGTAGTGGAGCCGCTCCGGAACAGGGAGGAGCGGAGCGATTATGCGGCCATGTATGATGTGATCCGGACGGAATTTCAGAATGTGGAGAACCTGCGGCAGGATTTAATGGGAGGAAACTGAATATGACAATGGGGGACTTTCTTACGGTGGAACAGACGGCTGCAATCCTGGACAATGTGCCGGCTGCTATCTTTGTCAGCGATATGGAAGACAGGAGTATTCTCTATGCCAATCGTCTCGCAAAAAAGACCTTATTGCCCCAGGCCAGCGGAGAAGTACGCTGCTGTTATCACCTGGCAGGTTTTAAAAAACCCTGCTTGTTCTGCCACGCCGGCCAGCTGAACCGGACTGAGCCGTTTGTCCGGGAATTCATTCATCCCGGCAATCACCGCATGTATCAGCTGAGCGGCAAGCTTATTGACTGGAATGGAAAGCCCGCTCATATTGAATATGTGGTGGACATCACCGAGAGAAAAGAGGAAGAAGACCGGTCTGAGGCTTTTAAGGAGGAACTGCAGGCCACACTCAGCAGTATTCCGTGCGGTCTGGGCGTATACCGGGTTAAAGGGGAGCAGCTTTCGCCGGTGTTCCATAACCCGGCGTTTTATAGTATCATGGGGTATTCAAAAGAGCATGTCCAGTCGGTCGAACGGGAGACAAACTATTTGGGCGTTCATCCGGAAGACCTCGCCGTCCTTAAGAAAAAGGTTCAGGAAGTGATCAGGGAAAACTCAGCTGGCCAGTATACATACCGCCTGTGGAATAATGAAAAAGGAGAATACCGGTGGATACACCTGGAAGCTACGGTAAAACCCGGAAAGGACGGGACAAAGCTTCTTTACGGTGTGTACAGCGATGTAAGCGGCCAGCAGGAGCTAAAAAAGGAATTGATGGATGCCAATGCCAGGACCAAGGACATCATCAATGCGATCCCCGGCGGCGTGGCCATCTACCGTGTATCAGACATATTTGAGACCCGCTATTTTTCCGACGGCGTTCCGGAGCTGTGCGGATATACGGTGGAGGAATATGGAGAAAAGGTAAAGGGCGATGCGTCGGAGATGACCTATTGGGAGGACAAGGATATGGTGGTCTCCAAGTTACGGAAAGCCATTAAAGACCAAACGGTGGCGGATTTCGAATTCCGGAAGCAGCATCGTGACGGGCATATCGTTTGGGTCCATATCCAGGCCAGGCAGATCGGGGAAGAGGAGGGATGCCCGCTCATTCAATGCGTGTTCCACAATATTACGGATCTGAAGGAAGCACAGCTGGAGCTCGGACATCTGGTCAATTCTATTCCCGGCGGCATCGCCAGCTATCGGGTAGAAGAGGACCGGTTTATACCTACTTATTATTCTGACGGTGTGATGGAGCTTTCTGGGCATACAAAAGAAGAGTTTATGGAACTGGTCCGGGATGACGCCATGAATGTGATATACGAACCGGACCGGGACCGGGTGTCTCAGGCGGCGAGAGCTGCGCTGGCGAGCGGAGAGGTCCTGGATGTTTCTTATCGGATGAAGCATAAGGACGGGAATATACTGTGGGTTCATCTCAACGGCCGGCGAATGGGCCCGTTTTCTGAGAAAATGGGATTTTATGCCGTCTTTACCGGCATGTCGGCAGAAACCCATCTTTATCAGAATATTGCCAATGAATCAGCCGACGGGATCTATGTGATCGATAAGGAAAACTATGACTTGCTTTATGTCAGTGAGTCAAAAAACCTGTTTACCTGTGGGAATCCCAGCCTGGGAAGGAAATGCTATGCCGCTC belongs to Qiania dongpingensis and includes:
- a CDS encoding phosphotransferase family protein; its protein translation is MKEKILIASGNHNVYREGNYTVKVFQKGFPKSEVLREAMHMSLVEGLGMHVPELHSVGLTEDGSWAITYDYIEGKTLMQLMEEHPEKLEEYVDGMLDCQLEMFEKKAPLLNNLKSKMKRQIQSLDCINDITRYELLTKLNSMPDHAKLCHGDFCPSNIIVGEDGWYILDWIHASQGNASADVARTYLLLALQNLDAAYYYLNRFCERTGTAKIYVQNWLPLVAAAQLTKKRPEESELLQSWLNVVDTD
- a CDS encoding Hpt domain-containing protein — encoded protein: MSGFRETFEAYGGDYQNTMARFLENEAFYLRLLNMLFQDDNMEKLGESLRAGDLTGAFEAAHTLKGVVGNLGLVPLYAAVCAVVEPLRNREERSDYAAMYDVIRTEFQNVENLRQDLMGGN
- a CDS encoding EAL domain-containing protein, translating into MLAKKEILVVEDNEINRMMLCEMLSSEYEVLDAENGQEALAVLEKHKDEIALILLDITMPVMDGYTFLSIAKADPSLSSIPVIVTTQSDSEADEVSALSHGASDFVAKPYKPQIILHRVASIIHLRETAAMINQFQYDRLTGLYSKEYFYQKVKETLRQNPGQRYDIICSDIENFKLINDVFGIPAGDRLLCGIAELYRQIVGGIGVYGRLNADQFVCLVRHEDDYTDEMFIQTNEKVTHLPNAKNVVMKWGVYFVEDRRVSVEQMCDRALLAARSIKGQYGKYFAAYDDKLRDELLRQQAIIDEMETALKEEQFLIYLQPKYRIRDDKLAGAEALVRWNHPKWGFQSPAEFIPLFEKNGFITKLDQFVWDKTCSYLREWEEKGYPPLPASVNVSRADIYNADIADILMNTVEKYGLPPSRLHLEITESAYTENPGQIIETVSHLRNLGFIIEMDDFGSGYSSLNMLNQMPIDILKLDMKFIQSETVKPANQGVLRFIMELARWMHLSVVAEGVETREQLDRLLETGCDYVQGYYFARPMPERDFEKLIREQQSDEEQEQQREETDREAGGGYQKSVLLIADEDKDYRNQVREAFLEYFQVVEAADTASALEAVETYKGRMTAVLLSLTLPEAGGFAVLTALKRDKAVWDIPVIATGRLDSQREKKALELGAADYAVKPHAKESLWKRVVHAIRLASFQKRERNLQEEAYRDHMTGVLNRRGWEAALDSLRKEEAPFAFYLFDLDNLKQINDTFGHMEGDRLIQEFSQILRSKVRETDILARYGGDEFVAVIKSMPSGETALKKGKEICRSLSQYHFAEGLPVTVSVGVALWEAENDMEEVMRKVDLALYRAKANGKGGCCLWEEQDG
- a CDS encoding response regulator — its product is MGGTGRMKYDAKDTVQAFCRAWFEQLDISKTVSFLTEEVSFFGTGMDEHASGKAEMSAYVQEDIREITEPFSCLLNVVHEYQPADHICSISAKLSLVSSLYIWHLHAFFNLVRQEDGNWLIQGLHFAEPGSSQRGREHYPKTLVMEQIAKQRQELLNDSMAGGMMGGYIEDGFPFYFINRQMLDYLGYEDEADFVNDIDGMISNCMHPDDRKTVDEAVGGQLAGADEYIVEYRMKKKDGSFIWVHDLGRKIIAEDGRPAIVSVCIDISDQRKIRDELLHLYNNIPGAVFRCRYDDDFSVVDANDGLFEFLGYSREEFAAMGSRMSAVIHPEDLSGMAERIRRQLREGNTVHSEVRVICKDGSTKWVCLKAQLFQEKEEAQLFCVFIDVSDEKQQQERNKELYERELAYFVDLSSEEGSSQGRVNITQNRTESYISIRQMAIAQIGTSYDELVEHLAASSVDPSYGEKIQSTLARDKILADHKAGRTDYHFEFLRRRNCGDSFWSNTSFRLYREPETGDVVGFFYTTDNTVHKIQEQLFQKIAELDYERLTDVDIRQDTYRILSFGHNEGEISPKKEFMADVRMTAERFMEEEAKQEYLRKLDYQYMEKRLAQESVYSFVIEMLDEQGKKRVKRFQVFYIEKSLGRVCVARSDVTDVVQKEQRQKEELAAALVAAEQANAAKSDFLSRMSHEIRTPMNAIIGMSTIAAQSVGDDEQVADCISKIGISSRFLLSLINDILDMSRIESGKMLLKNEKIPTEEFLTGINSICYSQAEAKGVDYECIVDPVLDDCYVGDAMKLQQVLLNIMSNAIKFTREGGKVTFSASQRHRTKNDAVLRFIVNDTGVGMSEEFLPHIFEPFSQESIGTTAVYGGTGLGLAISKSIVDMMDGAITVRSIKGIGTEFTVDVKLGISEEEKLRHFPKKQDYNFSHLKTLVVDDDVVVCESAVVTLREMGVIAEWVDSGRKAVDRVQELWDAGKYYDMILIDWKMPGMDGIETAKRIRMIVGPEVTIIIMTAYDWISIEHEAKLAGVNLLMSKPMYKSTLVSAFSRALGDKKEQELEDKAEEYEFGGKRVLLAEDNAINTEVAVMLLENKGFTVDTAENGLRAMELFSKSPEKYYDAILMDIRMPLMDGLTAAASIRHLSNADAGTIPIIAMTANAFDDDIQKSKAAGMDAHLAKPIDSERLYQTLYHFISRKES